A window of Pyrus communis chromosome 3, drPyrComm1.1, whole genome shotgun sequence genomic DNA:
TCTCTGGATGGATCGAAAAATAGGGTTTTGTGGCAAAGTTTTGATCATCCAACAGACGCTCTTTATCCAGGCATGGTATTAGGGGTTAACCATAGAAACGGGCATATTTTGTCACTTACTTCATGGTCAAGTGAGTACAATCCAAAGCCGGGGCCTTTCACCCTTGAATGGGACTACAAAATGCGAGAATTGCATATTAAGCACCGTGGGGTGGTTTACTGGACTAGTGGAGCCCCTACAAGTAAGAGATATAAGCTGCTGATGAAGAGGTATAATTTTAGCATTGTTTCGAACGAAAATGAAGACTACTTCACTTACCACTCTCTAAACCAGACTTCTACATCAGAATGGCTGTTAACCTCAACTGGACTACTATACGATTTTGATGGAGTTGATATTGCAAGAACAGATAACTGTTATCGCTATAACACAGATGGAGGGTGCCAGAGATGGGCGGAGAAGCCAACTTGCAGACATGTTGGTGACATATTCGAGCTAAAAAGTGGTTTCTTTAGAAAAACCACCTCAAATTCAACCTTCCCGATTGACTCTAATACAAATCTAAGTATTAGTGATTGTAAAGATTCTTGTTGGAAAAATTGCGAGTGCCTTGGATTCAACTTTCTAGTTGAACATGATCAGTCTGGATGTCAATATTATACTGGAATAAACTGGGAGTTCGTTCAAGACTTCAGTGGTGATACTACAGTGGGTTTTTATATGTTGAAAACAAAGTCACCTCGCAGTAATGGTAAATTTCTATGTGTCATACCTtcctcacacacacacaaacacacactagtatatatgaaattaaatggAAGTACATTTACTAAATCAATGCAGATACAAAAAAGCGGATATTTATTGGCACTGGTATCACAGTTGCTACTCTACTACTAATGGTCCCCTGCATCGCCTGGTATGTACTACGAAGAAGAAAATTTGCACTTTCAGGTACACAAAGTTGTTCACGTCAATGAATTTTTTTGTCATGAATGTAAAATTCATTTTGTACCTTAATTTACATAGGTGAGAAAGAGACAAATATCATTGAGGAAGAATTGCTAGACTTCATGAAATCTGATCGACCTACTGATGCCAATGCACGTCAAAATGATGGAAATATGAGACATGATTTAAGTGTCTTTAGTTATGCTTCTGTCATGGCTGCCACATGTAATTTCTCACAAGAAAACAAGCTTGGACAAGGGGGATTTGGTCCGGTTTATAAGGTAAGGTTTTAAATCATAGAGTGTTATTTCGTCCACTGATGCAAAAACTTAAAGCTGATCAGGTGAGTTATTGTGCATCATTAATTCAGGGAAAATTGGTGACGGGACAAGAAGTAGCTGTTAAGAGGCTTTCAAAGTGTTCAGGGCAAGGATCGCTGGAGTTTAAGAATGAATTGATACTCATATATGAACTCCAACATAAAAACCTTGTCAAACTTTTTGGATTTTGCATTCATGGTGAAGAGAGGATGCTTATATACGAGTATATGCCAAACAAAAGTTTGGACTACTTTTTATTCGGTTGGTAACACTCGCTTTAATCCTACTGcttgatttatttttgtttcggATTTGTGTGATATGTCAAAAATACACAGCTAATTATCAATCTACTAATTCTTCTATATACAGCAGATTCAACAAGGGTCACGCTACTTGATTGGAAGAAGCGTTTCAGTATAATTGAAGGAATTGCTCAAGGATTGCTTTACTTGCACAAATACTCAAGAGTGACAGTAATCCATAGAGATTTAAAAGCAAGTAACATACTACTTGACGAAAATATGAACCCCAAAATATCTGATTTTGGTATGGCAAGGATTTTCAAGCATAATGAACTAGAAGCAAATACTAATAGGGTTGTCGGAACATAGTAAGTAAACAATAAATTGGTCTTTCATCTCCTTCAGTTTGCTATATTATATAACATGGATTATTTATGTATGCAGAAGTACTAAAACACGTGTCTTTTCCTATTTGGTAACAGTGGTTACATTTCTCCTGAGTACGCCATGGAGGGCCTCTTTTCCATAAAATCTGATGTTTATAGTTTTGGAGTGTTAATGCTTGAAATTGTAAGCGGCAGGAGAAACAATAGCTTCTACAATGCTGATCGCCTGCTTAATATAGTAGGATATGTATGTCATTCCAATCTTAATTGTGACGAAAGTTTTTGTTCGTGGTTTTAGGTTTGTGATTCTAATTAAATACAATCCTGCATTTTTCAGGCATGGGAATTATGGAAGGAAGGCACAGTTCTAGAATTAATGGATCCAGCATTAGGTGATTCATGTATCAAAGATCAATTGTTAAGATGCGTTCATGTTGGTCTACTATGCGTGGAAGAAAATGCAGCTGATCGGCCTACCATGTCAGATGTCGTATCTATGTTGACAAATCAAAGCACACCGTTGCCATTGCCTGCAAAGGCAGCATTTTTTACAGGAAGAAATGTGGTTGAAGATGGTTTGAGTGGAAAAAAATCAGaatttttttcatcaaatgAGATATCGAATTCCACTGCTGTGCCGCGATGAATTTACATCCTACTATGTTTACGGTTTGCTGAATTTTTGCTTGCTTTTATATGTATGATGGAAGTACTCTACTTGGAAAATTTCTTTTTCCTCACAAACTAATGTACCTGTGGAAATATCAACTATAATAGCTGTTGGCATTATGTGCTCTCTGTTCTCTGCTGTAAAACGTTCAGTTATATATAAGAGCAAATGGATGAAGCAAGACGAACGATACTTTCATGTGTTAGAATCTACCTGATCAAGTTATGCAGCAGCGGTAGCAGTTCCAGTTCATATAATTACTGTTGATGTGCCTCTGAGGAAACAGCTTAGTGAGTTAGCCACCTTCTTCCTCAGGCATAAGGTCTTAAATCAAAGCGTATTTTCTAGATCATGTAGTACGCCTATGGAAGCAAGTATACTGAGGAACACCAGGCATGTTAGTACTGAAGAAAGTTGGATtccactataaaatcaattgacaatatgaagaGTAGCCCTACTCTTATAAACTCATGCAAAGGGACTCATTCTCCACAAGTACTGTACCTTCATCTTCCTACTGTGTCGGAGTCAAACATGCCATTTCTCTTGATAAAACTTCTTATTCGTTTCCACTTATTATAttcgatttttatttttatttttaaaaaaaatcttgacGCTGCGAGAGATTTTATTGATAACTAGAAAATAAATTACACCTAATGAGGACATAAACTTTACCTCTATGTTgaggtcaaaaaaaaaaaaaaaaaaaggaaaaagaagccGTTCCTTAAATCAAGGAAAGTGGGAATGTGAGTGGCAAACAAATCAAAGGTACAGATTATTTTAAGAAATCTACACCTTccattgtaaaataaaaataaa
This region includes:
- the LOC137728933 gene encoding G-type lectin S-receptor-like serine/threonine-protein kinase At1g67520 isoform X2; amino-acid sequence: MASCRTCLLIFSSLVVWTYYYTAASAQDTPKPGDTLTPGDTLKPGESLNSTTYMCSAMGTFCLGFVVYDESNSSQLCIWGRDANNQGWIASRDKPVLYPTGVLTLDKDKTLKIMDQGRTRLELYSASIETANTNTSTVVATLLDSGNFILQEVNSLDGSKNRVLWQSFDHPTDALYPGMVLGVNHRNGHILSLTSWSSEYNPKPGPFTLEWDYKMRELHIKHRGVVYWTSGAPTSKRYKLLMKRYNFSIVSNENEDYFTYHSLNQTSTSEWLLTSTGLLYDFDGVDIARTDNCYRYNTDGGCQRWAEKPTCRHVGDIFELKSGFFRKTTSNSTFPIDSNTNLSISDCKDSCWKNCECLGFNFLVEHDQSGCQYYTGINWEFVQDFSGDTTVGFYMLKTKSPRSNDTKKRIFIGTGITVATLLLMVPCIAWYVLRRRKFALSGEKETNIIEEELLDFMKSDRPTDANARQNDGNMRHDLSVFSYASVMAATCNFSQENKLGQGGFGPVYKGKLVTGQEVAVKRLSKCSGQGSLEFKNELILIYELQHKNLVKLFGFCIHGEERMLIYEYMPNKSLDYFLFDSTRVTLLDWKKRFSIIEGIAQGLLYLHKYSRVTVIHRDLKASNILLDENMNPKISDFGMARIFKHNELEANTNRVVGTYGYISPEYAMEGLFSIKSDVYSFGVLMLEIVSGRRNNSFYNADRLLNIVGYAWELWKEGTVLELMDPALGDSCIKDQLLRCVHVGLLCVEENAADRPTMSDVVSMLTNQSTPLPLPAKAAFFTGRNVVEDGLSGKKSEFFSSNEISNSTAVPR
- the LOC137728933 gene encoding G-type lectin S-receptor-like serine/threonine-protein kinase At1g67520 isoform X1, giving the protein MASCRTCLLIFSSLVVWTYYYTAASAQDTPKPGDTLTPGDTLKPGESLNSTTYMCSAMGTFCLGFVVYDESNSSQLCIWGRDANNQGWIASRDKPVLYPTGVLTLDKDKTLKIMDQGRTRLELYSASIETANTNTSTVVATLLDSGNFILQEVNSLDGSKNRVLWQSFDHPTDALYPGMVLGVNHRNGHILSLTSWSSEYNPKPGPFTLEWDYKMRELHIKHRGVVYWTSGAPTSKRYKLLMKRYNFSIVSNENEDYFTYHSLNQTSTSEWLLTSTGLLYDFDGVDIARTDNCYRYNTDGGCQRWAEKPTCRHVGDIFELKSGFFRKTTSNSTFPIDSNTNLSISDCKDSCWKNCECLGFNFLVEHDQSGCQYYTGINWEFVQDFSGDTTVGFYMLKTKSPRSNDTKKRIFIGTGITVATLLLMVPCIAWYVLRRRKFALSGEKETNIIEEELLDFMKSDRPTDANARQNDGNMRHDLSVFSYASVMAATCNFSQENKLGQGGFGPVYKGKLVTGQEVAVKRLSKCSGQGSLEFKNELILIYELQHKNLVKLFGFCIHGEERMLIYEYMPNKSLDYFLFADSTRVTLLDWKKRFSIIEGIAQGLLYLHKYSRVTVIHRDLKASNILLDENMNPKISDFGMARIFKHNELEANTNRVVGTYGYISPEYAMEGLFSIKSDVYSFGVLMLEIVSGRRNNSFYNADRLLNIVGYAWELWKEGTVLELMDPALGDSCIKDQLLRCVHVGLLCVEENAADRPTMSDVVSMLTNQSTPLPLPAKAAFFTGRNVVEDGLSGKKSEFFSSNEISNSTAVPR